The sequence GCGCGTTCACCGGGTCGGCGATGACGCCGTTGCCGGCGAGCACGAACGGAATCGCGCCGACGACCGGGAGGACGAGCCACGTCAGCGCGACGATGAGATACCCCTCCCGGGTTCCCGGTTCGGTGTCGGAACTGACCCGTTCGAGCGGTGCGCCGACGGCGACGACGAGGGCGAGCGTCACGGCGAACGGCATCACGTCGACGCCCTCGTACAGCGCGAACAGCAGCGGAATCGCCAGCGGCACCGAGAGATATTTCGTTATCTTGCCGATGAGCGCGAGACTCCCCCTGACGTCGACGCGGAGCGTCGAGAGACCGAAACTGGACAGCGTCGGGCGGGACACGACTGCGAGAGGGTCGCCGATTCCCATGAGTTCACCGGTCGGTTCCGAGCCGAACTCGGCGAACTACCGCCGCACGTCGCCCGCTCGGTTCCGCTCACGGACTGCGACGGACCCCAAACACTACATAACAACGAGCTCACAGGTAAGTCGTGCAGACAGAACACGTCCATCGACTCGGCGACGCTGCGGCGATGGACGACGTGGATACGGGGTCCGTCGAACTGGTGGTCACGTCGCCGCCGTATCCGATGATTTCGCTGTGGGACGACCTCTTCTCCGCGCGCGACCCGCGCGTCGCCGACGCGTTGGCGGCGGGCGACGCCGACGCCGCCTTCGAGCGGATGCACGCACAGCTCGACGCGGTGTGGGACGAGATCGTCCGCGTGCTCGCTCCGGGCGGGGTCGTCTGCGTCAACGTCGGCGACGCCACGCGGTCGATAGGGGGGGCGTTCCGACAGTTTCCGAACCACTCGCGGGTGCTGTCGGCGCTCCGGGAGCGGGGACTCCGTCCCCTCCCGGACGTGCTCTGGCGGAAGCCGACGAACCGCCTGACGAAGTTCATGGGGTCGGGGACGTTACCGCCGAACGCCTACGTCACGCTCGAACACGAGTACATCCTCGTGTTCAGGAAGGGCGGTCCCCGCGAGTTCGAGGCGGGCGACGACTGCCGATACGAGAGCGCTTTCTTCTGGGAGGAGCGAAACGAGTGGTTCTCGGACCTCTGGACGCTCACCGGCACCGACCAGACGCTGGCGGCGCCCGGCGACGGCCGTAAGCGTTCGGCTGCGTTCCCCTTGGAACTGCCGCTCCGACTGGTCCGCATGTACTCGGTGTACGGCGACACCGTGCTGGACCCCTTCCTCGGGACCGCAACGACGACGTTGGCCGCGATGCTCGCGGGGCGCAACTCGGTCGGCTACGAGCTCGACGCGACGGTGCTCGAGGCGTTCGACCGCCGGCTCGACGGACTCGCCGAGCGGTCCCGAGAGCGGACCCGAGAGCGGGTCGCCCGCCACGAATCGTTCGTCGCCGAGACGGACGCGGAGGTCGCCTATCGCGCCACCAACTACGACTTCCCGGTCGTGACGAAACAGGAACGAGACGTTCGACTGTACACGGTCTCCAACGTCGACGTGGTCGACCGAGTCGAAGACGGGCGTCGGTACGTCGTCTCGCACGTTCCCTACGAGAGGTAACCTCGGACACCGTCCGTGCTCGGACTTCGGACAACGGGTCCATTTTTGACCTCGGCGACCCGTGTGAGCGCATGGAGTTCGACTCGTTCACGCTGGCGGCCAGTACGGACGACCTGGGACCAGCGCAGGAACTGGCCGTAGTGCGAGAACACGCCGATATCGTCGAGTTCCGGTTGGACCTCGCGGGGGACCCGCTGGAGGCGCTCGACGACTACGACGGCGACCTCCCCGTACTCGTGACGAACCGCCCAGAGTGGGAGGGTGGAGAGGCGTCGGACGACGGCCGACTGGCGACGCTCGAAGCGGCGTTCGACCACGACGCCGTCGTCGCCGTCGACGTCGAACTCGCGGCGCTCGGCCCTCACGGACCGGACGTCCCGAGCGCCGTCGACCTCCGCTCGACCGCCAGAGAACGCGGCCTCACCGTCGTCACGTCCGTTCACGACTTCCGGAAGACGCCGGCGATGGACAACCTGCGGAGCCTCCTGTCGGCGGCGTGCGAGGCGGGCGACGTCGGGAAACTGGCGGTGACGGCCGCGGACCGCGCGGACAGCCTCGCGCTGCTCTCGGTGACCCACGAGGCGACGGCGGCCGGTCACCAGGTGGCGACGATGGCGATGGGCGAACCGGGCCGCCACACGCGCGCCGTCGCGCCGGTGTACGGGTCGAAAATCGGCTACGCGCCGCCGCGCGCCGAGAACGCGACCGCTCCCGGACAGTACGACCTGCAGACGCTCGCCGAGTTGGTGCGACGGCTCTAACCGCGTCGCCAGCGAGCGGAGGCGTCTCACTGGGCGAACCAAATATCAAAAAATAAGTATTTACACCCGGTCAGAAGTTCGCGTAGAACCCACTAACTTATGCCTCGTGGCTCTGGACGTTGGGGCCATGACCGACACACCCCGGCGCGCGCTCGTCGCCGCCGTTCTCGGGACTGTGTTCGCCACCGTCGGCATCGCGGGCGTCGCCCACCTCTACCTCCGGCGGTGGCGTCGCGGCGTGGGTTGGTTTCTGTTCGTCGGCGGCAGCGCCGTCGCGCTCGTGTTCGCGCTGAACCCCTCGACGCTGTCGATATCGGCGGTGCTCGCGGAGCCGGTCGCGGCGCTCGCGTCGGCGAACGTCGAACCCGCGGCCGTCTACCCGCCGCTTCTGGTGCTCCTGGGTCTCAGCGTCTACGACGCCTGCCGCATCGCCGTCAAGCCGGCCGCGTCGGGTGACGCGGACGTCGCCTGTCCGGTCTGCGGCTATCCGCTCGACACCGAACTGGAGTTCTGTCACTGGTGTAGCTCGGCTATCGTGTGGTCCGAACCCGGCGCCGAGTCGGACCGCTGACCGTTCTCAGGCTTCGAGTATCTCGTCCGTATCGATCTCGGGAACGACGAGCGTGCCGTCGAACGCCGTCACCGCTCGTCCGCCGACGCGGACCTCGTCGCCGACGCGAACCCGAACGCGACCCGGTCTGTCGACGAACTCGCCCTGCTCGAACTGCATCTCGTCGGGGAGCGTGTCGAACGC is a genomic window of Haloprofundus halophilus containing:
- a CDS encoding DNA-methyltransferase, encoding MQTEHVHRLGDAAAMDDVDTGSVELVVTSPPYPMISLWDDLFSARDPRVADALAAGDADAAFERMHAQLDAVWDEIVRVLAPGGVVCVNVGDATRSIGGAFRQFPNHSRVLSALRERGLRPLPDVLWRKPTNRLTKFMGSGTLPPNAYVTLEHEYILVFRKGGPREFEAGDDCRYESAFFWEERNEWFSDLWTLTGTDQTLAAPGDGRKRSAAFPLELPLRLVRMYSVYGDTVLDPFLGTATTTLAAMLAGRNSVGYELDATVLEAFDRRLDGLAERSRERTRERVARHESFVAETDAEVAYRATNYDFPVVTKQERDVRLYTVSNVDVVDRVEDGRRYVVSHVPYER
- a CDS encoding zinc ribbon domain-containing protein encodes the protein MTDTPRRALVAAVLGTVFATVGIAGVAHLYLRRWRRGVGWFLFVGGSAVALVFALNPSTLSISAVLAEPVAALASANVEPAAVYPPLLVLLGLSVYDACRIAVKPAASGDADVACPVCGYPLDTELEFCHWCSSAIVWSEPGAESDR
- a CDS encoding type I 3-dehydroquinate dehydratase: MEFDSFTLAASTDDLGPAQELAVVREHADIVEFRLDLAGDPLEALDDYDGDLPVLVTNRPEWEGGEASDDGRLATLEAAFDHDAVVAVDVELAALGPHGPDVPSAVDLRSTARERGLTVVTSVHDFRKTPAMDNLRSLLSAACEAGDVGKLAVTAADRADSLALLSVTHEATAAGHQVATMAMGEPGRHTRAVAPVYGSKIGYAPPRAENATAPGQYDLQTLAELVRRL